One Streptomyces sp. RPA4-2 genomic window carries:
- a CDS encoding ferredoxin: MTSSPASVRVPGTPRIAPLPPSEWPASLRSLLADSHKDGAGRVNLFGTLAHHPVLAHAWLSLARVLTHEGTLGDRRRELVVLRTAHRLGGTFVHERHRTPATEAGLTAEEIRATAAAPDAHPWTDEERTLLETCDLLAAHSTLPDGLWQRLARELDPEQLIELLVLAGQTAAMSTTLGVLRTPSDDAGAVRPHLTVRVDRQRCRSAGRCAGAAPEVFEQSDTDGRVTLLVPEPDQKYAHDVRLAADLCPSGAITLMDAT; encoded by the coding sequence ATGACCTCATCACCCGCATCCGTCCGGGTGCCCGGCACTCCCCGCATTGCACCCCTCCCACCGTCCGAGTGGCCCGCGTCGCTTCGGTCCCTCCTGGCGGACTCCCACAAGGACGGTGCCGGGCGGGTCAACCTCTTCGGCACCCTCGCCCATCACCCCGTCCTCGCCCACGCCTGGCTCTCCCTCGCGCGTGTGCTCACCCACGAAGGAACGCTCGGTGACCGCCGACGCGAGCTGGTCGTCCTGCGCACCGCCCACCGGCTCGGCGGGACCTTCGTCCACGAGCGCCACCGCACGCCGGCGACGGAGGCCGGACTGACGGCGGAGGAGATCCGTGCCACGGCAGCGGCCCCGGACGCCCACCCCTGGACGGACGAGGAGCGCACACTTCTGGAGACCTGCGACCTGCTCGCCGCCCACTCCACGCTGCCCGACGGACTGTGGCAGCGGCTTGCGCGTGAACTGGACCCGGAGCAACTGATCGAACTGCTGGTCCTGGCCGGCCAGACCGCGGCCATGTCCACCACTCTCGGCGTCCTGCGCACCCCCTCCGACGACGCCGGGGCGGTACGCCCGCACCTCACCGTGCGCGTGGACAGGCAGCGCTGCCGCAGCGCGGGGCGGTGCGCCGGGGCCGCGCCGGAGGTGTTCGAGCAGAGCGACACGGACGGACGCGTCACCCTGCTCGTACCGGAGCCCGATCAGAAGTACGCCCACGATGTGCGCCTGGCCGCGGACCTGTGCCCCAGCGGTGCCATCACCCTCATGGACGCCACGTGA
- a CDS encoding CsbD family protein: protein MIKGNARTKQITGRMRETLGKALGDKSMQRKGRNEQLRGKAHEMTGKAADRIRKRTKH, encoded by the coding sequence ATGATCAAGGGAAACGCCAGGACGAAACAGATCACGGGCAGGATGCGGGAGACCCTGGGCAAGGCCCTGGGAGACAAATCCATGCAGCGCAAGGGCCGCAACGAACAGTTGCGGGGCAAGGCCCATGAGATGACCGGAAAGGCCGCGGACCGGATTCGCAAGCGGACCAAGCACTGA
- a CDS encoding cytochrome P450 has product MTATAPAPSLNLPGSYGTCPFDPPPAYTAAAHDAAVTRAVLPDGTACWLVTGYEEVRAVLADPRFSADARNPGFPFLSAGQRELATAKPSFIRMDDPEHARLRRMVTKDFLVKRIEELRPGIQDIVDRAVDRMTDGRTSADLVADFALPIPSLAICLMLGVPYEDHDLFQSLSRTLLDNGTTLQRAERAHAQLMDYLTELAEHKRRHPADDILSRLVARDDLTPQETASLGFLLLVTGHESTANMAAISVLALLRDPAQTALLRDDPELVRGAVEELLRHLTIIHLGLGRVATRSVEVGGVTVATGDGVICMLSTANRDPSLFATEGGTCPSELDVTRDARRHVAFGHGIHQCLGQTLARVELQIILATLLRRLPGLRLATPPDQLVYHQDAIVYGLRALPVTW; this is encoded by the coding sequence ATGACTGCCACCGCGCCCGCCCCTTCGCTCAACCTCCCCGGCTCCTACGGAACGTGTCCGTTCGATCCGCCCCCCGCGTACACGGCCGCCGCCCATGACGCCGCCGTCACCCGAGCCGTACTGCCGGACGGCACCGCGTGCTGGCTCGTCACCGGCTACGAGGAGGTACGCGCCGTGCTGGCCGACCCCCGCTTCAGTGCCGACGCGCGCAACCCCGGCTTCCCGTTCCTCTCGGCGGGTCAGCGGGAACTGGCGACCGCGAAGCCCAGCTTCATCCGCATGGACGACCCCGAACACGCTCGGCTGCGCCGTATGGTCACCAAGGACTTCCTGGTCAAGCGCATCGAGGAACTCCGGCCCGGAATCCAGGACATCGTCGACAGGGCCGTGGACCGAATGACGGACGGACGCACCTCGGCCGACCTCGTGGCCGACTTCGCCCTTCCGATCCCGTCGCTGGCCATCTGCCTGATGCTGGGAGTTCCCTACGAGGACCACGACCTGTTCCAGTCGCTCAGCCGCACCCTGCTCGACAACGGCACGACCCTCCAGCGGGCCGAACGGGCGCATGCCCAACTCATGGACTATCTGACGGAGTTGGCCGAGCACAAGCGTCGCCACCCGGCGGACGACATTCTCAGCCGGCTGGTGGCACGCGACGACCTCACTCCTCAGGAGACGGCGTCACTCGGGTTCCTGCTGCTGGTCACCGGTCACGAGAGCACCGCGAACATGGCGGCCATCAGTGTACTCGCGCTGCTGCGCGACCCCGCGCAGACGGCGCTCCTGCGCGACGATCCGGAACTCGTCCGCGGAGCCGTCGAGGAACTCCTGCGCCACCTCACCATCATCCACCTCGGCCTGGGCCGTGTGGCGACGCGCTCCGTCGAGGTCGGCGGGGTCACCGTCGCGACGGGCGACGGGGTGATCTGCATGCTGTCCACCGCCAACCGCGACCCGTCGCTGTTCGCGACGGAGGGCGGCACCTGCCCCTCCGAGCTCGACGTCACCCGGGACGCGCGGCGCCATGTGGCCTTCGGCCACGGAATCCACCAGTGTCTGGGCCAGACCCTGGCCAGGGTCGAGCTTCAGATCATCCTCGCCACCTTGCTTCGGCGCCTGCCCGGACTGCGCCTGGCGACACCACCGGACCAACTCGTCTACCACCAGGACGCCATCGTCTACGGCCTTCGCGCCCTGCCGGTGACCTGGTAG
- a CDS encoding RICIN domain-containing protein, translating to MHTTRSGPTRAVLRVLLLLATLLAVAAPPAARASTTATPFKVLALYSGTWDAAHIDFEKEANDWFPKQAAANGFTYTASTNWDLLGNGGVNAYQVVLFLDDLPQTSAQRTGFEQYMRNGGAWMGFHVSAFTTSASDWPWYHNQFLGSGNFQSNTWGPTTAVLKVEDRTHPATKNLPATFTSAVSEWYSWSNDLRQNPDIKILASVDPSSFPLGTDPNQSWYSGYYPILWTNTKYKMLYANFGHNAMDYSTNTRLSSTFASETQNRFVLDGLKWLGGADNTTPPADSISETAWYSLTNAGNGTCVDARAAATANGTAIQQYACNGTQAQQFQFRSTDSGYRQAGIRGNPQQVIDVTGVSTADNAPLQLWSYGGGQNQQWLPVKESTGRYHFSARHSGKCLTAASAATNSVQLTQRTCDGSSAQSFTLTAQP from the coding sequence ATGCACACCACCAGATCCGGACCGACACGCGCGGTCCTGCGGGTCCTGCTGCTGCTGGCGACGCTGCTCGCCGTGGCGGCACCGCCCGCCGCGCGGGCGAGCACGACGGCCACCCCGTTCAAGGTGCTGGCGCTCTACAGCGGCACCTGGGACGCGGCGCACATCGACTTCGAGAAGGAAGCGAACGACTGGTTCCCCAAACAGGCCGCGGCCAACGGCTTCACCTACACGGCCAGCACCAACTGGGACCTGCTCGGCAACGGCGGCGTCAACGCCTATCAAGTCGTGCTGTTCCTGGACGACCTGCCGCAGACGTCGGCCCAACGGACCGGTTTCGAGCAGTACATGCGCAATGGCGGCGCATGGATGGGCTTCCATGTCTCGGCCTTCACCACCAGTGCCTCGGACTGGCCCTGGTACCACAACCAGTTCCTCGGCAGCGGGAACTTCCAGTCGAACACCTGGGGCCCGACCACGGCGGTCCTCAAGGTCGAGGACCGTACGCACCCGGCCACCAAGAACCTGCCCGCCACGTTCACCTCGGCGGTCAGCGAGTGGTACAGCTGGTCCAACGACCTGCGGCAGAACCCGGACATCAAGATCCTGGCGTCCGTCGACCCCAGCAGCTTCCCGCTGGGCACGGATCCCAACCAGAGCTGGTACAGCGGCTACTACCCGATTCTGTGGACCAACACCAAGTACAAGATGCTGTACGCGAACTTCGGTCACAACGCGATGGACTACTCGACCAACACCCGTCTGTCGTCGACGTTCGCGAGTGAGACACAGAACCGGTTCGTGCTGGACGGCCTGAAGTGGCTGGGCGGGGCCGACAACACGACCCCGCCGGCGGACTCGATCTCCGAGACCGCCTGGTACTCGCTGACCAACGCCGGGAACGGCACGTGTGTGGACGCACGCGCGGCCGCCACGGCGAACGGGACCGCGATCCAGCAGTACGCCTGCAACGGCACGCAGGCACAGCAGTTCCAGTTCCGCTCGACCGACAGCGGCTACCGGCAGGCAGGCATCCGCGGCAACCCGCAGCAGGTCATCGACGTGACCGGCGTCTCGACCGCCGACAACGCCCCACTACAGCTGTGGAGTTACGGGGGCGGGCAGAACCAGCAATGGCTGCCCGTCAAGGAGAGCACCGGGCGCTACCACTTCAGCGCCCGGCACAGCGGCAAGTGCCTGACGGCGGCGAGCGCCGCGACGAACAGCGTGCAGCTCACCCAGCGCACCTGCGACGGCTCGTCCGCGCAGAGCTTCACCCTCACCGCGCAGCCCTGA
- a CDS encoding 3-oxoacyl-ACP synthase III family protein, with protein sequence MTVHSSIVHATVHIPEGRQSVAAVEDRFREGSPAVTLSRGVLQRMYGLAERTVAPDHDQPSDLAVHAARRLLADTDTDPADVDLLLYAGILADMEEPATAHVVADKLGLGCPVLDLKNACNGVLNALEVADAFIRGGRYRRVLVTTAEVSTRESRWEVDDPADILSALPSLSTGDMGSALLVEASALPGIVGSRFFANSWGWRAATLPNPYAQHRRLGHLRIDSQQLVDSFEGLPDKVRGALKEIGVESDDLDLVCVHQPSVPFTRVVCDWVGVDPARILATFPAHGNVATNTIPLQLATALEIGRLRRGDLVGMFGFASGASAGVVVCRW encoded by the coding sequence ATGACCGTTCACAGCAGCATCGTTCACGCGACCGTCCACATCCCCGAGGGGCGACAGAGCGTGGCCGCGGTGGAGGACCGCTTCCGCGAGGGCAGCCCCGCCGTCACACTGTCCCGCGGAGTGCTCCAGCGCATGTACGGGCTGGCCGAGCGCACCGTGGCCCCCGACCACGACCAGCCCTCCGACCTGGCCGTCCACGCGGCGCGGCGCCTGCTCGCGGACACGGACACCGATCCGGCCGATGTCGACCTGCTCCTCTACGCGGGCATCCTCGCCGACATGGAGGAGCCCGCCACGGCCCATGTCGTCGCCGACAAGCTGGGCCTCGGGTGTCCCGTGCTCGACCTCAAGAACGCCTGCAACGGCGTCCTCAACGCCCTGGAGGTCGCCGACGCGTTCATCCGGGGCGGCCGGTACCGCAGAGTGCTGGTGACCACCGCCGAGGTCAGCACCCGCGAGAGCCGCTGGGAGGTCGACGACCCGGCGGACATCCTGAGCGCGCTGCCCAGCCTCAGCACCGGCGACATGGGCTCCGCCCTGCTGGTGGAGGCGAGCGCCCTGCCCGGCATTGTCGGTTCGCGCTTCTTCGCCAACTCCTGGGGCTGGCGCGCGGCGACGCTGCCCAACCCCTACGCGCAGCACCGAAGGCTCGGCCATCTCCGCATCGACTCCCAGCAGTTGGTGGACTCGTTCGAGGGACTGCCCGACAAGGTACGCGGAGCGCTGAAGGAGATCGGCGTCGAGAGCGACGACCTGGACCTCGTCTGTGTGCACCAGCCGTCGGTGCCGTTCACCCGGGTCGTCTGCGACTGGGTGGGCGTGGACCCGGCACGGATCCTGGCCACCTTTCCGGCCCACGGCAACGTGGCGACCAACACCATCCCGCTCCAGCTGGCCACCGCCCTGGAGATCGGGCGACTGCGGCGCGGGGATCTGGTGGGCATGTTCGGCTTCGCGAGCGGGGCCAGCGCGGGAGTCGTCGTCTGCAGGTGGTGA
- a CDS encoding acyl carrier protein: MSPVRTAVTTVLTEKFEVSPESIRPEATLESLDLDSLALAELALALQEQLGVPVEEDEAAKHSTVGELVAALNAKRAQWGTS; encoded by the coding sequence ATGTCCCCCGTCCGGACCGCCGTCACCACCGTACTGACCGAGAAGTTCGAGGTCAGTCCCGAGAGCATCCGCCCCGAGGCCACCCTGGAGAGCCTCGACCTCGACTCGCTCGCGCTCGCCGAACTCGCCCTGGCGCTCCAGGAGCAACTGGGCGTCCCCGTGGAGGAGGACGAGGCGGCCAAGCACAGCACTGTCGGTGAACTTGTCGCCGCGCTGAACGCCAAGCGAGCCCAGTGGGGCACCTCGTGA
- a CDS encoding lectin, translating into MTSQRLTRSTVLRAALTTSLLALSAGALTAAPASAATGTITGLAGKCLDVAGANSANGTAVQLYDCNGTTAQQWTVGSDGTIRALGKCLDITGNSTADGARLQLWDCSGGANQRWTVSAARDIVNPQANKCADVTGNTSANGAPIQIWTCTGSANQKWTVPAADGGGTNPNAPMAVAPYLYNGWGSPPNPTTVMNATGVKWFTLAFVLSNGYCNPQWDGGRALTGGVDQQTVNTVRAGGGDIIPSFGGYSGNKLESSCSSAGELASAYQKVINAYGLKAIDIDIEADAYSNTTVQQRTVDALKTVKANNPGIKVYVTIGTGQNGPDTGLINRAASSGLTVDSWTIMPFDFGGAGQNMGTLTLRAAEGLKTALKNAYGYSDDQAYRDMGISSMNGITDQNETVTVADFQTILGYAQQHHLARLTFWSVNRDRPCTSGVADSCSGVGQQDWDYTRVLAKYTG; encoded by the coding sequence ATGACCAGCCAACGCCTCACGCGCTCAACCGTGTTGCGCGCCGCGCTCACCACCTCGCTGCTCGCGCTCTCGGCCGGTGCCCTGACCGCGGCACCCGCCTCCGCAGCCACCGGTACGATCACGGGTCTCGCGGGCAAGTGCCTCGACGTGGCCGGGGCGAACTCCGCGAACGGAACGGCCGTACAGCTCTACGACTGCAACGGGACCACCGCCCAGCAGTGGACGGTCGGCTCCGACGGAACGATACGGGCCCTCGGCAAGTGCCTTGACATCACCGGCAACTCGACCGCGGACGGTGCCAGGCTCCAGCTGTGGGACTGCTCGGGCGGCGCGAACCAGAGGTGGACGGTCTCCGCGGCCCGCGACATCGTCAATCCGCAGGCCAACAAGTGCGCCGACGTCACGGGCAACACCTCGGCGAACGGCGCCCCGATACAGATCTGGACCTGTACGGGCAGCGCCAACCAGAAGTGGACCGTGCCCGCCGCGGACGGCGGCGGCACGAATCCCAACGCGCCGATGGCCGTCGCCCCGTACCTCTACAACGGCTGGGGCAGCCCGCCGAACCCCACCACCGTCATGAACGCCACCGGCGTCAAGTGGTTCACGCTGGCCTTCGTGCTCAGCAACGGCTACTGCAACCCGCAGTGGGACGGCGGCCGCGCCCTGACCGGCGGCGTCGACCAGCAGACGGTCAACACCGTACGGGCGGGCGGCGGTGACATCATCCCGTCGTTCGGCGGCTACAGCGGCAACAAGCTGGAGAGTTCCTGCTCGAGTGCCGGGGAGCTGGCGTCCGCGTACCAGAAGGTCATCAACGCCTACGGGCTCAAGGCCATCGACATCGACATCGAGGCCGACGCCTACAGCAACACGACGGTCCAACAGCGCACCGTGGACGCGCTCAAGACCGTCAAGGCCAACAACCCGGGCATCAAGGTGTACGTCACCATCGGAACCGGGCAGAACGGCCCCGACACGGGACTCATCAACCGGGCCGCCTCGTCCGGCCTGACCGTGGACAGCTGGACGATCATGCCGTTCGACTTCGGTGGCGCCGGCCAGAACATGGGCACGCTCACCCTGCGCGCGGCCGAGGGCCTCAAGACGGCACTCAAGAACGCCTACGGCTACAGCGACGACCAGGCGTACCGGGACATGGGCATCTCCTCCATGAACGGGATCACCGACCAGAACGAGACGGTCACCGTCGCCGACTTCCAGACCATCCTCGGCTACGCCCAGCAGCACCACCTGGCGCGGCTGACCTTCTGGTCGGTCAACCGCGACCGCCCCTGCACGAGCGGCGTCGCCGACAGCTGCTCCGGGGTGGGCCAGCAGGACTGGGACTACACACGCGTCCTCGCGAAGTACACCGGCTGA
- a CDS encoding beta-ketoacyl-[acyl-carrier-protein] synthase family protein — protein sequence MTSRQSAVSITGLGLITPAGVGREPTWEGILRGRSAAATDPELKDCPVDLSCRIPAMTPEQARIGGGKAWRMGHFSRLAVLAAREAVADAGLDPARWDGTRVAVVIGSGLAGAAHLEEQTLRHHQGGPELVSPALVPMLIPNMAAGEVLLDLGAHGPSLATETACASGASALATARHLLLAGLCDIAVAGGAEAAVTPVITSGFQRMGALSARTGDPGAASRPFAADRDGFVIAEGAAVLVLEREADARARGRRAYARLAGVGLSSDAHHPTAPAPGGVHAEVALRAALAEADLRAADVDHVNAHGTSTPLNDLTEAELIGRVLPHRPSVTAPKGVLGHSLGAAGAIEAALTALTIHRSTVPPIANLTADNLAFDLDCVTERPRTQRVRAAVSQSFGFGGHNVVLLLTED from the coding sequence GTGACGTCACGTCAGTCCGCTGTCTCGATCACCGGCCTGGGGTTGATCACCCCGGCCGGTGTCGGCCGGGAGCCGACCTGGGAGGGGATCCTGCGCGGCCGTTCCGCCGCGGCGACGGACCCCGAACTCAAGGACTGCCCTGTCGATTTATCCTGCCGCATCCCGGCCATGACTCCGGAGCAGGCCCGAATCGGCGGCGGCAAGGCCTGGCGCATGGGTCACTTCAGCCGGCTCGCCGTGCTCGCCGCGCGCGAGGCGGTCGCCGACGCCGGCCTCGACCCCGCCCGGTGGGACGGTACCCGCGTCGCCGTCGTGATCGGTTCCGGGCTCGCCGGAGCGGCGCACCTGGAGGAGCAGACCCTCCGCCATCACCAAGGCGGTCCCGAGCTGGTCTCCCCCGCGCTGGTACCCATGCTGATCCCCAACATGGCAGCGGGAGAGGTGCTGTTGGACCTCGGCGCCCATGGGCCCTCCCTGGCGACGGAGACGGCGTGCGCGTCCGGCGCCAGCGCGCTGGCCACGGCGCGCCACCTGCTCCTGGCCGGCCTGTGCGACATCGCGGTCGCGGGGGGCGCGGAGGCGGCCGTCACTCCCGTGATCACCTCCGGCTTCCAACGGATGGGCGCGCTCTCGGCCCGTACCGGCGACCCAGGGGCGGCGTCGCGGCCCTTCGCGGCGGACCGGGACGGCTTCGTGATCGCCGAGGGCGCCGCCGTACTCGTACTGGAACGGGAGGCGGACGCGCGGGCCCGAGGCCGGCGCGCCTACGCGCGGCTCGCGGGGGTCGGCCTCTCCTCCGACGCCCACCATCCAACCGCCCCGGCTCCCGGCGGAGTTCACGCCGAGGTGGCGCTGCGGGCGGCGCTCGCCGAAGCGGACCTGCGCGCGGCCGACGTCGATCATGTCAACGCGCACGGCACCTCCACGCCCCTCAACGACCTGACCGAGGCCGAACTGATCGGCCGGGTACTTCCCCACCGGCCCAGCGTGACCGCGCCCAAGGGAGTGCTCGGGCACAGCCTCGGCGCCGCCGGCGCGATCGAGGCGGCGCTCACGGCCCTGACCATCCACCGGTCCACCGTGCCGCCGATCGCCAACCTCACGGCCGACAACCTCGCCTTCGACCTGGACTGCGTGACGGAACGGCCGCGTACCCAGCGCGTCCGCGCCGCCGTGAGCCAGTCCTTCGGGTTCGGCGGGCACAACGTCGTGCTGCTCCTCACCGAGGACTGA
- a CDS encoding RICIN domain-containing protein, with amino-acid sequence MFRSTRPSGRRRIPKALTAVALVATTVSGLAAATQNEATAAAAALPTGWATVVNAASGKCVDARAAATANGTAVQQYACNSSQAQQWQIAATSGGYSQVDNRADATKAWDVTDVSTADSALVQLWTYSGGNNQQWQAVADSGGSYHFVNRNSGKCLDVPSASTADSVQLQQYTCNGTAAQSFFVNPVDATPPPGTPDLGPNVTVFDPSTPAATIQSSLNSAFSQQETNQFGTARKAFLFKPGTYDANANVGFYTQVAGLGLSPDDVNIRGAVHAEADWFQGNATQNFWRSAENLSVTPTGGSDRWAVSQAAPYRRMHLRGNLALDDGGWSSGGYMADTKIDGQVNSGSQQQWLSRNTEWGSWTGSNWNMVFVGSKNAPANSFPNPPYTTVAQAPVTREKPFLYVDSAGAWKVFVPSVRTNTSGTTWSAGTPAGASLPLSDFFIVKPGATAAQMNDALAQGKNLLVTPGVYHLDQTLKVTRPDTVVLGLGLATLIPDNGITAMTVADVDGIQLAGLLIDAGTTNSAQLVEMGPSGSSADHSADPSSLHDVFFRIGGAGVGKATTSLTINSDDVIGDHLWLWRADHGSGVGWTSNTADTGLVVNGDDVTMYGLFVEHYQKYQTLWNGNGGRTYFYQNEMPYDPPNQAAWMNGSTQGYAAYKVANSVTSHQVYGFGSYCYFNVNSSVAAEHAIEAPNNANVKFKDMVTVSLGGTGTIRHVINDRGGPSNSATNVANLVSYP; translated from the coding sequence GTGTTCCGATCAACAAGACCTTCCGGCCGCCGCCGGATACCGAAAGCGCTCACCGCGGTCGCCCTCGTGGCGACCACCGTCTCGGGCCTGGCGGCCGCCACGCAGAACGAGGCGACCGCCGCGGCCGCCGCCCTGCCCACCGGCTGGGCCACGGTCGTCAACGCGGCCAGCGGCAAGTGCGTCGACGCGCGCGCGGCCGCGACGGCGAACGGCACCGCCGTCCAGCAGTACGCGTGCAACAGCAGCCAGGCCCAGCAGTGGCAGATCGCGGCCACGTCCGGCGGTTACTCCCAGGTCGACAACCGCGCCGACGCCACCAAGGCGTGGGACGTCACCGATGTCTCGACGGCGGACAGCGCGCTGGTGCAGCTGTGGACGTACAGCGGCGGCAACAACCAGCAGTGGCAGGCCGTGGCGGACTCCGGCGGCTCCTACCACTTCGTCAACCGCAACAGCGGCAAGTGCCTGGACGTACCCAGCGCGTCCACCGCGGACAGCGTGCAGCTCCAGCAGTACACGTGCAACGGCACCGCGGCCCAGTCGTTCTTCGTCAATCCCGTCGACGCGACACCGCCGCCCGGGACCCCGGACCTCGGCCCGAACGTCACCGTCTTCGATCCGTCGACGCCCGCGGCCACGATCCAGAGCAGCCTCAACTCGGCTTTCTCGCAACAGGAGACCAACCAGTTCGGCACCGCCCGCAAGGCCTTCCTCTTCAAGCCGGGCACCTACGACGCCAACGCCAACGTCGGCTTCTACACCCAGGTCGCCGGCCTCGGCCTCTCCCCCGACGACGTCAATATCCGCGGCGCGGTGCACGCCGAGGCCGACTGGTTCCAGGGCAACGCCACCCAGAACTTCTGGCGGTCGGCGGAGAACCTGTCGGTGACCCCGACGGGCGGCTCGGACCGCTGGGCGGTGTCGCAGGCCGCTCCGTACCGGCGGATGCATCTGCGCGGAAACCTCGCCCTGGACGACGGCGGTTGGTCCAGCGGCGGCTACATGGCCGACACGAAGATCGACGGCCAGGTCAACTCCGGCTCGCAGCAGCAGTGGCTGTCACGGAACACCGAGTGGGGCAGCTGGACCGGCTCCAACTGGAACATGGTCTTCGTCGGCTCCAAGAACGCCCCCGCCAACAGCTTCCCCAACCCGCCGTACACCACGGTCGCCCAGGCGCCGGTCACCCGTGAGAAGCCCTTCCTCTACGTCGACTCCGCGGGCGCCTGGAAGGTGTTCGTGCCCTCCGTACGCACCAACACCAGCGGCACCACGTGGAGCGCAGGTACCCCGGCGGGCGCGTCGCTGCCCCTCTCCGACTTCTTCATCGTGAAGCCGGGCGCGACGGCCGCCCAGATGAACGACGCGCTCGCCCAGGGCAAGAACCTGCTGGTGACGCCCGGGGTCTATCACCTCGACCAGACGCTGAAGGTGACCCGGCCCGACACCGTCGTCCTCGGCCTCGGCCTGGCCACGCTCATCCCCGACAACGGCATCACGGCGATGACGGTCGCGGACGTGGACGGGATCCAGCTCGCGGGTCTGCTGATCGACGCCGGGACCACCAACTCCGCCCAGCTCGTGGAGATGGGTCCGAGCGGCTCCTCCGCCGACCACAGCGCGGACCCCAGTTCTCTGCACGACGTCTTCTTCCGCATCGGCGGCGCGGGCGTCGGAAAGGCCACCACCAGCCTGACCATCAACAGTGACGACGTCATCGGCGACCACCTGTGGCTGTGGCGCGCCGACCACGGCAGCGGTGTGGGCTGGACCAGCAACACCGCCGACACCGGCCTCGTCGTCAACGGCGACGACGTGACGATGTACGGCCTGTTCGTCGAGCACTACCAGAAGTACCAGACCCTCTGGAACGGCAACGGCGGCCGCACGTACTTCTACCAGAACGAGATGCCGTACGACCCGCCCAACCAGGCCGCCTGGATGAACGGCTCCACCCAGGGCTACGCCGCCTACAAGGTGGCGAACTCGGTGACGAGTCACCAGGTGTACGGATTCGGCAGCTACTGCTACTTCAACGTCAACTCGTCCGTCGCCGCCGAGCACGCCATCGAGGCGCCGAACAACGCGAACGTGAAGTTCAAGGACATGGTGACGGTCTCCCTGGGCGGCACGGGCACCATCCGGCATGTCATCAACGACCGGGGCGGCCCGTCCAACTCCGCCACCAACGTCGCCAACCTCGTCAGCTACCCGTGA
- a CDS encoding beta-ketoacyl-ACP synthase III has product MTTAVLEGIAGFVPPRTVANGELPVGWCVDDAWVRRRSGIGERRWVAPGVATGHLALEAARKALSVAGLPLVDAVIVATSTPDRPMPAMAPWLATRLGLGGAAAWDVSAACTGFVYGLATASGVLASGCADRVLLVAAEVYSTLIDPQDRSAGIVFADGAAAAVLRRGGKGEPGSVVAFDLGSDGSQDTLIQVPGGGALERARPDDYRPEDRYFRMRGREVFQHAVTRMAQSARTVLKHAGWSAEDVDRFCAHQANARILSAVGARIPVPAHRHVTNIERVGNTGSASIPLALADAAARGELRSGQRVLLTAFGAGLTWGSAALLWPELPSVPQLDGVVPPVAVPAAPAV; this is encoded by the coding sequence GTGACGACGGCCGTCCTCGAGGGCATCGCCGGATTCGTTCCGCCGCGTACGGTGGCCAACGGCGAGCTGCCCGTCGGCTGGTGTGTCGACGACGCCTGGGTGCGCAGACGCAGTGGCATCGGTGAGCGGCGTTGGGTCGCACCCGGTGTCGCCACGGGCCATCTCGCCCTGGAGGCCGCTCGCAAGGCGCTGTCCGTCGCGGGCCTTCCGCTGGTCGACGCCGTCATCGTCGCCACGTCCACTCCCGACCGGCCCATGCCGGCCATGGCGCCCTGGCTGGCCACCCGGCTCGGGCTGGGCGGGGCGGCCGCGTGGGACGTGTCCGCCGCGTGCACCGGATTCGTCTACGGTCTCGCGACGGCCTCCGGTGTCCTGGCGTCCGGGTGTGCCGACCGGGTCCTCCTGGTGGCCGCCGAGGTGTACTCGACCTTGATCGATCCGCAGGACCGTTCCGCCGGAATCGTGTTCGCGGACGGTGCGGCGGCGGCCGTACTACGGAGGGGCGGCAAGGGCGAGCCGGGCAGCGTCGTCGCGTTCGACCTCGGCAGCGACGGCTCGCAGGACACCCTGATCCAGGTGCCCGGCGGCGGAGCGCTGGAGCGTGCCCGCCCCGACGACTACCGGCCGGAGGACCGCTACTTCCGTATGCGCGGACGTGAGGTGTTCCAGCACGCGGTCACCCGGATGGCACAGTCCGCGCGGACCGTGCTCAAACACGCGGGCTGGTCGGCCGAGGACGTGGACCGGTTCTGCGCCCATCAGGCCAACGCCCGCATCCTGTCCGCCGTCGGAGCCCGCATCCCCGTGCCGGCTCACCGGCACGTCACCAACATCGAGCGGGTCGGGAACACGGGCTCAGCCTCCATTCCACTGGCCCTGGCCGACGCCGCGGCCCGGGGTGAACTGCGCAGCGGACAGCGCGTACTGCTGACCGCCTTCGGAGCCGGACTGACCTGGGGATCGGCCGCGCTGCTGTGGCCGGAGCTCCCGTCCGTGCCACAACTCGACGGTGTCGTCCCGCCGGTGGCGGTCCCCGCCGCTCCGGCCGTCTGA